GGCTGGGTGGTGCGCAGGCGTTTTCCCGAGGCCATGCTGATCCGCATCGAGCAGTCGATCCGTCGGTCCGAGAGCGGCCATCGCGGCGAGATCGGCATCGCCATCGAGGGCGGGCTCGACCCGGTGTCGCTGTGGCGCGGGGTCACGCCCCGCCAGCGGGCGCTCGACGCCTTTGCGTCGCTGGGCATCTGGGACACGGAAGAGAATACCGGGGTGCTGATCTACATCCAGCTTGCCGACCGGGCCGTGGAGATCGTGGCCGACCGGGGCATCGACCGCCATGTGTCGCAGGCGCAGTGGGCCCTCATCTGCCGCGACCTCGAAGCGCGCTTCCGGATCGGCGAGCATGCGGCCGGTTGCGAGGCGGCGGTGGAGGCGATCGGCGCGTTGATCGCGACACATTTTCCCAGGGCGCCGGACGACGTCGACGAGTTGCCCAACCGGCCGATCATCCTCTGACGGATCCGGGCCGGCTCAGTGCAGGGAGTCGTCCAGCAGGGCGACGTTGTCGAACTCGCGCTGGTTGGCGTTGTGCTTCTTCTGCACCAGCAGCATGGTGGCGGCCACGAACAGGCCGAACAGCACGATCACGGTGCTGACCGACACATCGAGCCATACCAGCAGCGCGTAGAGCGCGATCATGACGAGAATCGACAGGTTCTCGTTGAAGTTCTGCACCGCGATCGAGTGCCCGGCGCCCATCAGGATGTGGCCGCGATGCTGGAGCAGGGCGTTCATGGGCACCACGAAGAAGCCGGCCATGGCGCCCACCGCGATGAGCAGCGCCATCACCCCGAGCACGCGCAGGTCGATGTGCAGCGTATGCCCGAACAGCGCCGGATCGGCGATCGGGATCGGCGGGATGTGCGGCACCGCGACCATCAGCAGCATGCTCAGGCCCATCGCGACCCCGAGCGGGATCACGCCCGGCGAGCCGCGCAGGGTGATCTTGCGTGCCGCCAGCACGGCACCGACGGAGATGCCGATGGCCACCACGCCCTGCAGCAGCGATGCCTTGGACAGCTCGATGCCGAGGGAGTCGTCCGCCCACTTGAGGACGATGAACTGCAAGGTCGCGCCCGCGCCCCAGAACAGCGTGGTCACCGCCAGCGAGATCTGGCCGAGCTTGTCGCGCCACAGCAGCTTCAGGCAGTGATTGAAGTCGTGCAGCAGGTAGAGCGGATTGTTCTTGAGCGGCTTGTGATCGACACCGGTATCGGGCACGAACAGGTTGAAGATCGCGGCGATCAGGTAGATCAGGCCGACCACCAGCAGCGCCATCTCGAACGGCGTCTTCACCAGCGGCAGCGAGAGCGACAGCAGCGTGTCGGACACGCCCGGGAAGATCAGCGCGCCGCCGATGCCGGTGCCCAGGATGATGGCGCCGATGGTCAGCCCCTCGATCCAGCCGTTGGCGACCACCAGCAGGCGATGGGGCAGGTATTCAGTGAGGATGCCGTACTTGGCCGGCGAGTAGGCCGCCGCGCCCAGGCCCACGACGGCATAGGCGAGCAGCGGATGGAGGCCAAAGAACATCATCGCGCAGCCGCCGATCTTGATGGTGTTGCTGATGAGCATCACCCGCCACTTGGGCATCGAGTCGGCGTAGGCGCCGACGAAGGCGGCCAGCAGTACGTAGGAGATGGTGAAGAAGAACTTGAGCAGCGGCTCGTACTGCTCCGGCGCCTGCATGTGCTTGAGCAGACCGATCGAGACGATCAGCAGGGCGTTGTCGGCCAGCGCAGAAAAGAACTGTGCCGCCATGATGATGTAGAAACCGAGCGGCATCGTGGATCGGGCCGAAGGCAGTTTGGCGAGCCCGGTTTATACCACGAAGCCCGCGAAGGGACGTGCGACCTGGATCAACCGGGGATCGTTTTTCTGTGAAGGGGCGCCAACTTGTGGTCAAATCACACCAAATAAACGAGGTTTATCGCACACCATGGCAGATCGACGTTTGCAGGTCTTCTCCGCCGTCGTCAAGCACGGCTCGTTCACCCGCGCGGCCGAGCGCCTGTTCATGACGCAGCCGGCGGTCACCTTCCAGATCAAGCAGCTCGAGGAGCATTTCAACACCCGTCTGCTCGAGCGCGGTCACGGCCATGCCACGCCGACCGCCGCCGGCCAGATCGTGGCCGACTACGCCGAGCGCATCCTCGAACTCAATGCCGAACTCGAAGCCCGCGTGGCCGAGCTCACCGACGAGCTGGCCGGCACCCTCAACATCGGCACCAGCACCACCATCGCCGCCTACTGGCTGCCGCACATCCTCGAAGGCTTCAAGCGCACTTATCCACGCGTGGTACCGCGGGTGTCGGTGGGCAACTCGCAGCTCATCGTCGACCGGGTCGCCGGGCGCGACCTCGATCTGGGCCTGATCGAGATCGTCACCGACGAGCCCTCGCTCGAGCGTCATGCGGCCGCCCAGGACGAGCTCGAGGTGATCTGCCAGCCCGGCCATCCGCTGGCGCAGAAGGATCAGCTCACCGCCCAGGACCTGCTGCCGTTTCCCTTCATCACCCGCGAGCCGGGCAACGCCATCCGCGATCTGGCCGAGCAGTACTTCGATGCGGCCGGCATTCCCATGGATGACGTGAACGTCGCCGCCGAGCTGGGCAGCCTCGCCGCCGTCAAGCAGCTGGTGGGCGAGGGCTTCGGCTTCGGCATCGCCTCCCATGCCGCGATCCAGCGCGACATCAACGAAGGCCGGATGGTGGCGGTGCCGCTGTCGCCGCGGCTCTACACCCCGCTGGAGGTCATCCTCCCCAAAGACAAGTTCCGCTCCCGGCTCATCACCACCTTCGCGCTGTTCGCCACCGAGGTGATGCAGACCCGGGCGAAGCGTTGAGCAGCATGGCGACCAAGACGAAACAGCGCAGCACCTACACCTGTACCGAATGTGGCGGTAACACCCCGCGCTGGCAGGGGCAGTGCCCGCATTGCGGGCAGTGGAACACCATTGTCGAGACCGCACCCGAGGTGGCCACCGGCCCGAGCCGTTTCGCCGCGCTCGCCGGCGCCACCGGCGGGCTGCAGGCGCTCTCCGAGATCACCCCGCGCGAGACCCCGCGCATCCCCACCGGCATCGGCGAGTTCGACCGGGTGCTCGGCGGCGGGCTGGTGGCCGGCGGCGTCGTGCTCATCGGCGGTGACCCCGGCATCGGCAAGTCCACGCTGCTGCTGCAGGCGCTCGCGGTGCTCGCGCCCCAGCATTCAGTGGCCTACGTGAGCGGCGAGGAGTCGGCCGAGCAGGTGGCCCTGCGCGCCCAGCGCCTGGCGCTGCCCACCGAGGGCCTGCAACTGCTGCCCGAGATCGGCCTCGAGACCATCCTCACCACCTTGGGCAAGGCCCGGCCGCGGATCGCAGTCATCGACTCGATCCAGACCCTGTATTCGGATGCCTACACCTCCGCCCCCGGGTCCGTGACCCAGGTGCGCGAGTGCGCCGCCCAGCTCACCCGCTTCGCCAAGCAGAGCGGCACCAGCCTGATCCTGGTCGGCCATGTCACCAAGGATGGCGCCCTGGCCGGGCCGCGGGTGCTCGAACACATGGTCGACACCGTGCTCTACTTCGAGGGCGACACCCACTCGAGTTTCCGCCTCATCCGTGCCTTCAAGAACCGTTTCGGCGCGGTGAACGAGCTGGGCGTGTTCGCCATGACCGAGCGCGGCCTGCGCGAAGTGTCCAACCCCTCGGCCATCTTCCTCTCCCAGCACAGCCAACCGGTCGCCGGCGCCTGCGTGCTGGTTACCCAGGAGGGCACCCGTCCGCTGCTGGTGGAAGTGCAGGCCCTGGTGGACAACAGCCATGCGCCGAGCCCGCGACGCCTGTCGGTGGGTCTGGAGCAGAACCGCCTGGCGATGCTGCTGGCCGTGGCCCACCGCCACGCCGGCATCCAGTGCGCCGACCAGGACGTGTTCGTCAATGCCGTGGGCGGGGTCAAGATTACCGAACCGGCCGCGGATCTGGCGGTGCTGCTCGCCATCGTCTCTTCGCTCAAGAACAAGGCGCTCCCTCGGCAACTCGCCGTCTTTGGCGAAGTGGGGCTGGCCGGTGAGATCCGTCCCGCCCCGCGTGGCCAGGAGCGCCTGCGCGAAGCGGCCAAGCTCGGCTTCACCCATGCCGTGATCCCCAAGGCGAATGCGCCCAAGGGCGGCGTCAAGGGGATCGAGGTGATCGCGGTGGATCGGGTGGAGGAGGCGATCGCCCGGGTGGCGTCGCTCGATTGAGGGCCGTCGCCGCCTCGACACGCACGTGACACCTCCGGCAAGGCGGCGGATGCCTGCCTCGCCGGACGTTCAGGCCAGGGGGTGGCGGATCAGCGCCCCGTCCGGCGACGCACCACGCCGCCGAGCAGGCCGAGGCCGGCGAGCATGAGGGCGTAGGATTCGGGTTCGGGGACCGGGGCGGCGGCGAACTGGACGGTGGCGTGGTCCGGGGCGATGACCTGCAGGTCGTCGATCCAGAAGTCGGTGCGGCCGCCGCTGCCCGAATACAGGCGCGCCTCGACGACGAGGGCGTCGGCGCCGGCCGAGCTCGGGGCGAAGGTCCAGGTGTTGCCGACCTGGCTCCAGCCGCTGCCGTCGGTGTAGGTGGTGTTGCCGCCCGCGCTGCCTTCGTAGCTGTTCACATCGCCGGACACGGCGTAATGACCCCAGATGCGCAGCGACGGGTTGCTGCCGGCGGTGTCGTCGTAGCCCCAGAAGCTGGCGCTGATCTCGTCACCCGCCTGCAGGCCGGTGATGAAGGCCACGTAGGCCTGGGGCGTGCCGCCGATCGGGTCTTCGGCCACGTGAAGGAAGCGGTCGCCGCCATGGGCGCCGGCGACGCCGTAGGGATCGACGCCATTGCTGCCAAGCTGCGCGCCGGTGACGTTGACCGGGTCGGCCAGGTTGCCGTAGCTGCCGAGAAGGGTGCCGACGCCGTCTTCCCAGCCGTAGTCGACGGTCTGCAGGGCGTGGGCCTGGGTGGAGCCGAGCAGGATCAGCGCGGCGAGCATCGGGGTCTTCATGAACGATCTCCTCGAAGGGGCAGTGGATGGCGGCCATCCTCGCCGAGGCGTTTTTCAGGGCGGGTGTGATGCGCCAGGCGATCCATGGCCCGTTCGGATCATGTCGGTAGCATGGCGCGGCGACGGAGGCTTCATGTGCATCGGGTTCAATGGGCCCATTCCAACCTCCCGCATCGCAGGACTCATCATGACCATCACCCGCCTGACCCCCATCGCCGCCATGCTCCTCCTGGCCCTGCAGGGCAACGCCCATGCCCTCACCATCGGCGACATCCAGGGCACCACCCATCTGTCGCCCTACGCCGGCTCGGTGGTGTCGAACGTGGACGGGATCGTCACCGCGGTGAGCGGCAACGGCTTCTGGATGCAGGACGTGGTGCCGGACGGCAACGCGCTCACCTCCGACGGTGTGTTCGTGTTCACCGGCAGCCGGGCGCGGCCGACGGTGGGCGACCGGGTGCTGGCCTCGGGCCGGGTGGACGAATACCGGCCCGGTGGCGCCGCGAACAACCTCACCACCACCGAGCTGAACCTGTCCTTCGGCAGCAACGCATGGACGCGGGTGTCGGCCGGCAATGCGCTGCCGGCGGCGGTGGTGATCGGCAGCGGCGGCCTGCTGGCGCCGACCACGGCGATCGCGCCGGATGTGGGCAACGTGGAGACCAGCGGCCACGTGCTGGACCCCGACACCTATGCCATGGACTTCTACGAGCATCTGGAAGGCATGCGCGTGAGTCTGGCCTCGGCGGCGGTGGTTGGCCCCAACGCGCGCTATGGCGAGATTCCGGTCATCAGCGGCGACCAGGTGGGCAGCACGCTCACCTCGGCGCGTGGCGACGTGGTGATCTCGCCGACCAACTTCAATCCGCATCGCCTCATCCTCGACGACGGGCTCGTGTCCACCCCGGTGGTCAACGTGGGCGACCAGCTCTCGAACGTGGTCGGCGTGCTCGACTACAGCTTTTCCAACTACAAGCTGCAGATCACCTCGGCGCCCACGGTGAGCCGCGGTGCTTTGGTGCCCGAGGTGGCTGCGCCGCGCGCGGCGAATCGGCTCGCGATCGCCTCCTACAACGTGGAGAACCTCGCCGGCAATGCGGCGAGCTCGCGCTTCGATGCCATCGCCCAGCAGATCGTGGGCAATCTGGCCTCGCCGCAGCTGATCGCGCTGCAGGAGGTGCAGGACAACACCGGCGCCAGCAACGACGGCGTGGTCGCCTCCGAGCAGACCCTCGACCGGCTCACCACCGCCATCAAGGCCGCGGGCGGGCGGGACTACGGCTACGTGGTCATCGACCCGGTCAACAACGCCGACGGCGGGCAGCCGGGAGGCAACATCCGCAACGCCTACCTCTATGACAAGTCGACGGTGAGCTTCGCCGGCGCGGTGGGCAGCGCCACCGAGGCCATCGCGGTGCTGCCGGACGGCTCGCTGAGCCTGGACGCCGGCCGCATCGATCCGACCAACACCGCCTTCGACGACAGCCGCAAGCCACTGGTGGCGCAGTTCGACATCGGTGGCGAGAACTTCGTGCTCATCAACACCCACTTCAACTCGAAGGGCGGCGACGAGCCGCTGTTCGGGCCGAACCAGGCGCCCGAGCGCGGCTCCGAGGTGGAGCGCCTGGCCCAGGCCGAGGCGGTGGCCGCCTTCGTGACCGAACTGCTGGCGGCCGATCCGGAGACCCCGATCATCGCCCTGGGTGACTTCAACGACTTCCAGTTCGCCGATGCGCTGCAGCCGCTGGTCGACGCCGGTCTCACCTCGCTGGTCAACACGCTGCCGGCCAACGAGCGCTACAGCTACAACTACGAGGGCAACGCCCAGGTGCTCGACCAGATGTTCGTGTCCGCGGCGGTGCTGGGCGACCCGTCCATGGTCTACGACATCCTCCACATCAACAGCGAGTTCGCGGCGCAGATCTCCGACCACGATCCGCAGCTGCTCTCCCTCGCCATGCCGGTGCCGGAACCCGGGACCTGGGCGCTCATGCTCGCCGGCGTGGGTCTGGTGGCCGGCGCGGCGCGGCGTCGGCGCTCCTGAACCGGCCGGACGCGATTGGCAGGATCGACGCGTGTGATTGGCACTATTGCCATGCCCGGCCCGCCGCCGGGCATTGCTATGCTGGCCAGCCAATCATCAGAATGAGGGTCGAGACATGAAACGTTTCCTGATCGAACGCGAGATTCCGTCCGTGGGCCAGATGGACGGCGAGGCGCTGCAGAACGCCGCCGCCACCTCCAACGAGGCGCTGGCCAAGCTCGGTGGCAAGGTGCAGTGGGTCGAGTCCTTCGTCGCCGACGACAAGACCTACTGCGTCTATCTGGCCGAGAGCGAGGATCTGGTGCACGAGCATGCGCGCCTGAGCGGCTTTCCCGCCAACAAGGTCACCGAGCTGCGCCGGGTCATCGACCCCATGACCGCCAAGGGCTGAGGGTCGCGTCCCGACGCCGGGGCGGCTGCCTGCGGGCAGCGCGCCGGCGCTTCGGGTAAGGTCACGGGGCCGGCCGCTGCCGGCGCCCGTTCCCGCCACCCGTGAGGTCTGCCGATGCGCCACGTCACCCTGGTGCTGGTCCGCAACAACTACGCGTCCACCACGCTCGCGCCGCAGGAGATCTTCCTGTCCGCCGGCCGCTTGTGGGAGCAGTTGCATGGCGAGGACGAAGCGGGGCGCTTCGAGGTGTCGGTGGTCACCGTGGACGGCCGGCCGGTGGCGTCCTGCCATGGCGTCGGCATCACGCCCCACGGCGGCATCCACGACATCGAACACACCGATGTGATCATCCTGTCCTCGTCGGGGCTCGACGTGGACGAGGAACTGGCCTACCACCAGGCCCTGTATCCGTGGCTGCGTCATCATCACCGCCAGGGCGCCTATGTGGGCAGCATCTGCACCGGCGCCGCCTTTCTGGCCGAAGCGGGGCTGCTGGACGCGCGTCGCGCCACTACCCACTGGGCCATCGTCAGCCGCTACGCGCGGCGTTTTCCTGCGGTGCACTGGCATGCGGACGAGCTCATCACCGAGGACGACCGCCTGCTCACCTGCGGCGGCGTGCATGCGGGGCTGGACATGAGCCTGTACCTGGTCGAGAAGTTCTGCGGCCACGAGGTGGCCTTGCAGTGTGCCCGGGCGCTGGTGCTCGACCTGCCGCGCACCCACCAGTCCGGGTACGCGATCCTGCCCCTGTCGCGCCCGCACCAGGACGAGCGCATCCGCGAGGTCGAGGCGTTCATCTGTGCCCGATACGCCGACGATCTGAGCGTGGAGCAACTGGCCGGCAAGGCCTTGATGAGCCCGCGTACCTTCATGCGCCGCTTCAAGGCCGCCACCGGGCGCCTGCCCGGCAACTACCTGCAGGCGCGACGCATCGCGGTGGCGCGCGAGCTGCTCGAGGCCGGGGCGCAGAGCATCCGCGAAGTGAGCGACCGGGTCGGCTACGAGGATCTGGCCTACTTCCGCAAGCTGTTCAAGCGCGAGACCGGCATGACCCCCGCCGAGTACCGGCGCCGCTTTCCGGCGGCGCTCGACGCGCTGGCGCCCGGCTGAGCGCGCCGCGCCCGGGATTGACGTCACGGTGACGCTGGCATAGCGTGAGATCGACGATTCGATGGGGAGGGGGGCTCGTGTGTCTGTTCCTGTCTGCGCGGCCGGAGGGGCTCGCGGATCGGTTCGGTGGGGCAACGACCGATGAGTGACGCACGCGGACGCACCGGGCAGGATCGAATCGGTGCGCCCCCCTTCGCATGCCCGGCCGCAGGGGTGGCGGAGCGTCTCGGCACCTCTGCCGAGACCGGCCTGAGCACCGCGGAGGTCGCGGCGCGGCGCGCGCGTTACGGCCCCAACCGGCTGCGGCGGCAGAAGCCGCGCAGCGCCATCGCCATCCTCGCGCACCAGTTCAAGAGCATCATCGTCTGGCTGCTCGCCGTGGCCGCCGGCTCGGCCTTCGCCCAAGGGGATCTGGTCGATGGCGCCGCGATCGTGGTCGTGCTGCTGATCAACGGCGCCATCGGCTTCTTCACCGAACTGCATGCGGCGCGTTCCATGGAGGCGCTGTTCAGCTTCGCCGAGCTGCGCACCCGGGTGCGCCGTGACGGTGCGGTCAAGATGATCGAAGCGCGCGAGCTGGTGCCCGGCGACGTCGTGATCCTGGAGGCCGGCGATGTGGTCACCGCCGATCTGCGCCTGCTCGCGGCCTCCAACCTGCAGTGCGACGAATCCGTCCTGACCGGAGAATCGATGGCGGTGGGCAAGGACGTGGCGGCGGTGGCGGCCGATACCGTGCTCGGCGACCGCAGCTGCATGGTGTTCAAGGGCACCGCGGTCACCCAGGGCGCGGGGGAGGCCATCGTCGTGGCCACCGGCATGGCCTCCGAGATCGGCCGCATCAGCGGCCTGGTGCAGGCGGCCCAGGCCGAAGCCTCGCCCATGGAGCGCCGTCTCGAACGCCTGGGCTACCGGCTCATCTGGCTGACCCTGGCGCTGGCAGTGGTGGTCATCGCCCTGGGCACGCTGCGCGGTCACGGGCTTGCCGACATGATCCAGACCGGAGTCGCGCTGGCGGTGGCGGCGGTGCCCGAAGGGCTGCCCGTGGTCGCCACCCTGTGCCTGGCGCGCGGCATGTGGCGCATGGCGCGGCGCAACGCGCTGGTCAACCGGCTCTCCTCGGTGGAGACGCTGGGCGCGACCACGCTGATCCTGACCGACAAGACCGGCACCCTGACCGAGAACCGCATGCGTGTCGCGCGCTACCTGCTCGCGGACCGGGATCTGCGTGTGGCTGCGGACACGCCGCTGCAACCGGGGGCCGACGCGGCGCTCGGCTGGGCCCTGCGCATCGGCGCGCTGTGCAACAACGCCGATCTGGGCGCGGAGGCGGTGGCAGGCACCGGCGACCCGATGGAGCTGGCACTGCTCCAGGTCGCCCGCGATGCGGGCCTGGACCGGGCGGTGCTGCGTGGCGAACACCCGGAGGTGGCCGAACACGCCTTCGATCCGGCACGCCGCATGATGGTGACCGTCCACGCCCGCGACGAGGGCTACCTGTATGCCGCCAAGGGGGCGCCGGAAGAGACCCTCGCGCATTGCACGCAGGTGTGGGGCGCGGACGGACCGGCACCGCTGCCGGCAGCGCAGCGGGCGCAGTGGCTGCAACGGGCGCACGCGGCGGCCAGCGACGGGCTCCGGAGTCTCGCCCTGGCCATGAAGCGCTCGGCACGCGCCGACGACGATCCCTACGACGGCCTCACGCTGGTGGCGCTGGTGTGTCTGGCGGACCCGCTGCGCCCGAACGTGCCGGCGACCATCGCCGCGTGTCGCGACGCGGGCATCCGGGTGGTCATGATGTCCGGCGACCATGCCGGCACGGCGGTGCGCATCGCGCGCGAAGCCGGCCTCTGCGATGAGGCCCCGGTGGTGGTCGAGGGGCGCGAGCTGGTCGATTTCGATCCGGCCACCGCGCCGCCCGAGATGCTGGCCCGGGTGCGCGCGGCCGAGGTCTTCGCGCGGGTCGCGCCGGAGACCAAGCTGGCCGTGGTCTCGGTGTTCCAGGGCGATGGCCAGATCGTCGCCATGACCGGCGACGGCGTGAACGACGCGCCCGCGCTCCGGCAGGCCGACATCGGCGTCGCCATGGGTGCGCGCGGCACCCAGGTGGCGCGCGAGGCGGCGCACATGGTGCTCAAGGACGACGATCTGGCCACCATCGTCGAGGCGGTGCGCCAGGGGCGGGTGATCTTCGACGACATCCGCAAGTTCGTCGTCTACCTGATGTCGTGCAACCTGTCCGAGGTGCTGGTGGTCGGGCTGGCCGTCGGCGGCGGCCTGCCGGTGCCGCTGCTGCCCTTGCAGATCCTCTATCTGAACCTGGTGACCGACGTGTTTCCGGCGTTCGCGCTGGGGCTGGGCGAGGGCGCCCCCGGGGTGATGCGGCGGCCGCCGCGCGATCCGGCCGAGCCCATCGTCGGCGCGGCCCAGTGGCGGCGCATCGTCCTGCTCGGGGGGTGATCACGGCGACGACGCTGGCGGTCTTCGCGCTGGCGCTGTTCAGGCTCGCGCTGGTACCCGCGCAGGCGGTCACCATGGCCTTCGTGACCCTGGCGCTGGCCCAGCTGTGGCACGTGTTCAACATGCGCGAGGCCGGCAGCGGGTGGCTGGCGAACGAGGTGAGCCGCAACCCCTATGTGTGGGGCGCGGTGGCGCTGTGCCTGGCCTTGATCGGCGCGGCGCTGGGGTGGCCCGCCCTGTCGGCGCTGTTGCAGCTGCCGTCCCCCGGCGGAGCCGGCCTGGCGCTGGCGGTGGCGGCGAGCTTCGTGCCGCTGGGGGTGGGGCAGTGGCTGCTGGCCGGCGATGCCCGGGCGCGCCGGCGCGCCGCCGGGCGAGGGGGCGGCCCGGCATGAGCCGGGTCGGCTACTTCTCCACGAAGGCGCGTTCGATCACGTAGTCGCCCGGCTCGCCGATGCGCGGCGAGATCTCGAAGCCGACGCTGTCGAGCATGTCGCAGCAGTCCTGCAGCATGGCGGGGCTGCCGCAGATCATGGCGCGATCGACGGTGTGATCGAGCGGCGGCAGACCGGTCTCCTTCATGAGCTTGCCGCTCATGATGGCGTCGGTGAGGCGGCCGTTGTTGCGGTAGGGCTCGCGGGTCACGGTGGGGTAGTAGATGAGCTGGTCGCGCACCGCCTCGCCGAAGAATTCGTTGTTCGGCAGCTCCTGCTCGATGAACTCGGCGTAGGCGAGCTCGTTGATCTGGCGCACGCCGTGGATCAGCACCACCTTCTCGAAGCGCTCGTAGGTCTCCGGGTCCTGGATCACGCTCAGGAACGGGGCCAGACCGGTGCCGGTGGACATCAGGTACAGGTTGCGGCCCGGGCGCACGTCGTGCAGCACCAGGGTGCCGGTCGGCTTGCGGCTGACGATGATCGGGTCGCCCGGCTTGAGGTGCTGCAGGCGCGAGGTGAGCGGCCCGTTCGGCACCTTGATGCTGAAGAATTCCAGGTGCTCTTCATAGTTCGGGCTGGCGATGCTGTAGGCGCGC
The nucleotide sequence above comes from Nitrogeniibacter mangrovi. Encoded proteins:
- a CDS encoding TPM domain-containing protein is translated as MDTARLIRHLLLPGWVVRRRFPEAMLIRIEQSIRRSESGHRGEIGIAIEGGLDPVSLWRGVTPRQRALDAFASLGIWDTEENTGVLIYIQLADRAVEIVADRGIDRHVSQAQWALICRDLEARFRIGEHAAGCEAAVEAIGALIATHFPRAPDDVDELPNRPIIL
- the lplT gene encoding lysophospholipid transporter LplT is translated as MPLGFYIIMAAQFFSALADNALLIVSIGLLKHMQAPEQYEPLLKFFFTISYVLLAAFVGAYADSMPKWRVMLISNTIKIGGCAMMFFGLHPLLAYAVVGLGAAAYSPAKYGILTEYLPHRLLVVANGWIEGLTIGAIILGTGIGGALIFPGVSDTLLSLSLPLVKTPFEMALLVVGLIYLIAAIFNLFVPDTGVDHKPLKNNPLYLLHDFNHCLKLLWRDKLGQISLAVTTLFWGAGATLQFIVLKWADDSLGIELSKASLLQGVVAIGISVGAVLAARKITLRGSPGVIPLGVAMGLSMLLMVAVPHIPPIPIADPALFGHTLHIDLRVLGVMALLIAVGAMAGFFVVPMNALLQHRGHILMGAGHSIAVQNFNENLSILVMIALYALLVWLDVSVSTVIVLFGLFVAATMLLVQKKHNANQREFDNVALLDDSLH
- a CDS encoding LysR family transcriptional regulator → MADRRLQVFSAVVKHGSFTRAAERLFMTQPAVTFQIKQLEEHFNTRLLERGHGHATPTAAGQIVADYAERILELNAELEARVAELTDELAGTLNIGTSTTIAAYWLPHILEGFKRTYPRVVPRVSVGNSQLIVDRVAGRDLDLGLIEIVTDEPSLERHAAAQDELEVICQPGHPLAQKDQLTAQDLLPFPFITREPGNAIRDLAEQYFDAAGIPMDDVNVAAELGSLAAVKQLVGEGFGFGIASHAAIQRDINEGRMVAVPLSPRLYTPLEVILPKDKFRSRLITTFALFATEVMQTRAKR
- the radA gene encoding DNA repair protein RadA, translating into MATKTKQRSTYTCTECGGNTPRWQGQCPHCGQWNTIVETAPEVATGPSRFAALAGATGGLQALSEITPRETPRIPTGIGEFDRVLGGGLVAGGVVLIGGDPGIGKSTLLLQALAVLAPQHSVAYVSGEESAEQVALRAQRLALPTEGLQLLPEIGLETILTTLGKARPRIAVIDSIQTLYSDAYTSAPGSVTQVRECAAQLTRFAKQSGTSLILVGHVTKDGALAGPRVLEHMVDTVLYFEGDTHSSFRLIRAFKNRFGAVNELGVFAMTERGLREVSNPSAIFLSQHSQPVAGACVLVTQEGTRPLLVEVQALVDNSHAPSPRRLSVGLEQNRLAMLLAVAHRHAGIQCADQDVFVNAVGGVKITEPAADLAVLLAIVSSLKNKALPRQLAVFGEVGLAGEIRPAPRGQERLREAAKLGFTHAVIPKANAPKGGVKGIEVIAVDRVEEAIARVASLD
- a CDS encoding PEP-CTERM sorting domain-containing protein; protein product: MKTPMLAALILLGSTQAHALQTVDYGWEDGVGTLLGSYGNLADPVNVTGAQLGSNGVDPYGVAGAHGGDRFLHVAEDPIGGTPQAYVAFITGLQAGDEISASFWGYDDTAGSNPSLRIWGHYAVSGDVNSYEGSAGGNTTYTDGSGWSQVGNTWTFAPSSAGADALVVEARLYSGSGGRTDFWIDDLQVIAPDHATVQFAAAPVPEPESYALMLAGLGLLGGVVRRRTGR
- a CDS encoding PEPxxWA-CTERM sorting domain-containing protein; protein product: MTITRLTPIAAMLLLALQGNAHALTIGDIQGTTHLSPYAGSVVSNVDGIVTAVSGNGFWMQDVVPDGNALTSDGVFVFTGSRARPTVGDRVLASGRVDEYRPGGAANNLTTTELNLSFGSNAWTRVSAGNALPAAVVIGSGGLLAPTTAIAPDVGNVETSGHVLDPDTYAMDFYEHLEGMRVSLASAAVVGPNARYGEIPVISGDQVGSTLTSARGDVVISPTNFNPHRLILDDGLVSTPVVNVGDQLSNVVGVLDYSFSNYKLQITSAPTVSRGALVPEVAAPRAANRLAIASYNVENLAGNAASSRFDAIAQQIVGNLASPQLIALQEVQDNTGASNDGVVASEQTLDRLTTAIKAAGGRDYGYVVIDPVNNADGGQPGGNIRNAYLYDKSTVSFAGAVGSATEAIAVLPDGSLSLDAGRIDPTNTAFDDSRKPLVAQFDIGGENFVLINTHFNSKGGDEPLFGPNQAPERGSEVERLAQAEAVAAFVTELLAADPETPIIALGDFNDFQFADALQPLVDAGLTSLVNTLPANERYSYNYEGNAQVLDQMFVSAAVLGDPSMVYDILHINSEFAAQISDHDPQLLSLAMPVPEPGTWALMLAGVGLVAGAARRRRS
- a CDS encoding DUF4242 domain-containing protein, whose amino-acid sequence is MKRFLIEREIPSVGQMDGEALQNAAATSNEALAKLGGKVQWVESFVADDKTYCVYLAESEDLVHEHARLSGFPANKVTELRRVIDPMTAKG
- a CDS encoding GlxA family transcriptional regulator, which translates into the protein MRHVTLVLVRNNYASTTLAPQEIFLSAGRLWEQLHGEDEAGRFEVSVVTVDGRPVASCHGVGITPHGGIHDIEHTDVIILSSSGLDVDEELAYHQALYPWLRHHHRQGAYVGSICTGAAFLAEAGLLDARRATTHWAIVSRYARRFPAVHWHADELITEDDRLLTCGGVHAGLDMSLYLVEKFCGHEVALQCARALVLDLPRTHQSGYAILPLSRPHQDERIREVEAFICARYADDLSVEQLAGKALMSPRTFMRRFKAATGRLPGNYLQARRIAVARELLEAGAQSIREVSDRVGYEDLAYFRKLFKRETGMTPAEYRRRFPAALDALAPG
- a CDS encoding cation-translocating P-type ATPase, whose protein sequence is MSDARGRTGQDRIGAPPFACPAAGVAERLGTSAETGLSTAEVAARRARYGPNRLRRQKPRSAIAILAHQFKSIIVWLLAVAAGSAFAQGDLVDGAAIVVVLLINGAIGFFTELHAARSMEALFSFAELRTRVRRDGAVKMIEARELVPGDVVILEAGDVVTADLRLLAASNLQCDESVLTGESMAVGKDVAAVAADTVLGDRSCMVFKGTAVTQGAGEAIVVATGMASEIGRISGLVQAAQAEASPMERRLERLGYRLIWLTLALAVVVIALGTLRGHGLADMIQTGVALAVAAVPEGLPVVATLCLARGMWRMARRNALVNRLSSVETLGATTLILTDKTGTLTENRMRVARYLLADRDLRVAADTPLQPGADAALGWALRIGALCNNADLGAEAVAGTGDPMELALLQVARDAGLDRAVLRGEHPEVAEHAFDPARRMMVTVHARDEGYLYAAKGAPEETLAHCTQVWGADGPAPLPAAQRAQWLQRAHAAASDGLRSLALAMKRSARADDDPYDGLTLVALVCLADPLRPNVPATIAACRDAGIRVVMMSGDHAGTAVRIAREAGLCDEAPVVVEGRELVDFDPATAPPEMLARVRAAEVFARVAPETKLAVVSVFQGDGQIVAMTGDGVNDAPALRQADIGVAMGARGTQVAREAAHMVLKDDDLATIVEAVRQGRVIFDDIRKFVVYLMSCNLSEVLVVGLAVGGGLPVPLLPLQILYLNLVTDVFPAFALGLGEGAPGVMRRPPRDPAEPIVGAAQWRRIVLLGG